Proteins encoded together in one Chitinophaga sp. LS1 window:
- a CDS encoding ferritin encodes MLSQRMQEALNKQVLMEAQSSQAYLAMGSWADIQPGLKGVTKFFFKHSDEERMHMLKLIHYINERGGFALVPALAQPVLTFPSLKKAFEELFAHEVKVSEGINELVDMSLQEKDYATHNFLQWYVNEQIEEERLARECNDKLELIGDDKSGLYLFDRDIMTMEQE; translated from the coding sequence ATGTTGTCACAAAGAATGCAGGAAGCGCTGAACAAGCAGGTTTTAATGGAGGCGCAGTCGTCACAGGCTTACCTCGCCATGGGTAGCTGGGCAGACATTCAGCCTGGTCTGAAGGGAGTAACAAAATTCTTCTTTAAGCACAGTGACGAAGAGAGAATGCACATGCTGAAACTGATCCATTATATAAATGAGCGGGGTGGTTTTGCCCTCGTACCTGCATTGGCTCAGCCGGTGCTGACCTTCCCATCATTGAAGAAGGCTTTTGAAGAGTTGTTTGCCCATGAGGTGAAGGTGAGTGAGGGGATTAATGAGCTGGTAGACATGTCATTACAGGAGAAAGATTATGCTACGCACAACTTCCTGCAGTGGTATGTAAATGAGCAGATTGAAGAGGAAAGACTGGCCCGTGAGTGTAATGATAAGCTGGAACTGATTGGAGATGACAAAAGTGGTCTCTATTTGTTCGATCGTGACATAATGACGATGGAGCAGGAATAG